The following are encoded together in the Syngnathus scovelli strain Florida chromosome 12, RoL_Ssco_1.2, whole genome shotgun sequence genome:
- the piezo1 gene encoding piezo-type mechanosensitive ion channel component 1 isoform X1: MSGIFTLGLTETICVPYTWLSRYLATQACLLRYNVLSLVYFVYLLLLPWFLCPNKHTIRGHTGHFIRAIFCTSLLFLLAHVCFQTVLYTYPPLNIAIGDNCSHMATISRHIGLSRLPLEDPWTVLRLLCPDLVLCAISLLTIILCRRLVMTRDILAAANITTMQEEEEEEEEEEEEEEETNDEAESEQESEDEDDEGSFPCDAARDLSTATLAKQLAERLKAVVHKVLLDLWRIFAVSLLALAGIAMPSAFSAVYFLLFLAVCTWWACHLPMSPLAFNTLYVMVGFFTAGHILCLYLYQCLLAQVLFPPRSLWARLFGLKDIIKPGNCSTPYDFSLNTEYDWPVYVNPGILFLLYVISAMVLKTGGHGSLNQEEDGQEQVKNANEPKDETLELSAWNQKRGDDDCEDDAQRMLLCVGTEQSQGGSVAEEGPAQNGFAVGQLSESPLSMLAKTIMQQSYVCALIAMMVWSITYHSWLTFVLLLWACLIWILRARRRAAVLCSPFIMLYALALCCLQYVWAMELAPELPTTVGSMSLRQLGLDKAQYPCLRLGAMLLFTSTFWLLVRQSVKEKFCKSRKTATPLEEVTSTGMESTNQSLPKVLGGLVLSFYAKYWIYVCAGMFLMVSFVGKLVGYKLVYMLLFLLCLCIYQLYYSVWRRLLKLFWWLVVAYTMLVLISIYTFQFEDFPGYWKNLTGLTEQQLTAVGLETFALSELFTSIMIPGFFLLACILQLHYFHKPFMRITDPEHVTPIHRKSSCEQTPLAATVDESDDKVDFMPSKWTLVVDRLLVLLDKFSDILNKAQVFLWTLLDLHITKMVALYTVWVALEEPSVFNLVLVTLWSLAMPFSGFRPMASSLSTVWVCVIIMCKMLYQLSVVSPTQYSNNCSLPLVNETNLLQREILNSSLYKAPVDPADWFGIRKEASVLAYSKKHLAVLLLLVFEATVYRHQAHYYRQLRRAPSKVPALFPDATRATLDQGLLACFKYLLNYAFYKFGLEICFLMTVNVIGQRMNLLVIIHGCWLVAILVRRRRAAIARIWPKYCVFLAIFTIYQYVLCVGIPPALCKDYPWRWNTPLLMNSALIKWLYLPDFYTAPNSKNLIVDFMLLICASQQWKVFKCEQCEEWVRLAGDNTDDPEPMKGGQLNPAPNFVNCRSYLDMAKVLVFRHLFWFVLSVVFMTGATRVSVFGLGYLLACFFFLLFGTQLLVQASRTRLAMWDCLIIYNVTVIISKNILSILACVFVIEMQKGFCWMIQLFSLVCTVQGYYDPNVVSDKKCSLPIEEAGIIWDSICFLFLLLQRRVFLSFYFFHVVAELEAFGKQASRGFELFKATIMKNIKSHQQAEMKSLSQLKRSMQRIRSKQQRYRDGRKVSEEDNQSPSAETKTERKNGSWSQSWLDHATVLHSGWYYLFESDSEGECEVLSEEPKPPKQTAYQLAYQAWVNNVKRALKEHQRKRRSQRRREPVQDGSATPHTWPEESCSVTGSEDNDVFEDPQIKEPAEESGRGEIVQRILDIVRFLWAIVLAIMDGLTQWLNLLTKQYRETSAVLCNERYFFIHKIEQPPRTAAGSTGDHSRGAESPTLYYGTPTESNQYSLLEETPIAEDSSPPRPRLDSTAKLSSPELPVVSHLTAESPFVQQRRHSRTASEVLGDRDFLIQELEESTVFYNRQNRTLKLLFATHNVLAANSELVCYLIIILNHVVSASVISLVLPISVFLWAMLTVPKPSKTFWMTAIIYTEVMVVIKYLFQFGFFPWNSDYEMTLNEDKPFFLPRILGVEKTDTYIRYDLLQLLALFFHRSLLMRYGLWDHKDPLVEESSNSSGHGKEGKGKDKDDTLNSASSTEKLNLEQRGKLFPADSAASLDTQEHVCGWNHATSVKKEQMSGSNKEVFEEMTRKKSGLHLRKKPRELRAKAATESAAPPGKELRTRKKKGKRKEAAGNRIRAVGRKLKQAFLSGIRGLYRPVGAFFLDTLRADYRVGADVYALMFLTDVIDFIIIVFGFWAFGKHSAAADIASSLSEDQVPEAFLVMLLIQFTTMIIDRALYLRKAVLGKLIFQVVLVLGIHLWMFFILPAVTEGRFNRNFVAQLWYFVKCIYFALSAYQIRCGYPTRILGNFLTKNYSHLNLFLFQGFRLVPFLVELRAVMDWVWTDTTLSLSDWMCVEDIYANIFIIKCSRETEKKYPQPKGQKKKKMVKYGMGGLIIIFLVCIIWFPLLFISLVRSVVGVVNHPIDVTVTVKLGGYEPLFTMSVQQQSIKPLTEVEYENLTKKFGNNAVAMQFISLYGYEDVVTATIEGSSGSVWRISPPSRQEVIKELLGSPADLTLRLAWNFQRDLGKGGTVEHTFDKHSIDLEPGNPVRADLASLLLGNRTKPVHVPNMFPNYIRAPNGAEAKPASQLYEGNEEGYQNVTLSLKSDNSLDSSGKQEWWDIAIGGCAPSACGLLSMIIFNDKVSPPSLGFLAGYGIMGLYVSVVLVIGKFVRGFFSEISHSIMFEELPCVDRILKLCVDIFLVRETGELELEEELYSKLIFLYRSPETMIKWTRDVRGRD; the protein is encoded by the exons ATGTCAGGTATTTTTACCTTGGGATTGACAGAAACCATATGTGTGCCCTACACCTGGCTTTCAAGATATTTAGCAACGCAAG CTTGTCTTCTTCGCTACAATGTACTCTCCCTGGTCTACTTTGTTTACCTGTTGTTGCTGCCCTGGTTTCTGTGTCCCAACAAACACACCATCAGAG GACATACCGGCCATTTCATCAGAGCCATATTTTGTACCAGTCTGCTGTTTCTACTCGCTCATGTCTGCTTCCAGACCGTCCTATACACCTATCCTCCTCTCAACATTGCTATTGGTGACAACTGTTCGCACATGGCTACCATAAGCAGACATATCGGACTGTCCAG GCTTCCACTGGAGGATCCTTGGACTGTGTTGCGCCTACTGTGTCCCGACCTGGTGCTGTGTGCTATTTCTTTGTTAACCATCATCCTTTGTAGAAGATTAGTCATGACCCGAGACATACTGGCTGCAGCAAATATTACCACT AtgcaagaagaagaggaagaggaagaagaagaagaagaagaagaagaagaaacaaaCGACGAGGCTGAAAGTGAGCAAGAATCAGAGGACGAGGATGACGAAGGATCATTTCCTTGCGACGCCGCTCGGGATCTTTCGACGGCAACCttggccaagcagctggctgagCGTCTGAAGGCCGTGGTCCATAAAGTACTGCTGGACCTTTGGAGAATCTTTGCCGTCAGCCTACTTGCTTTGGCCG gAATCGCAATGCCTTCGGCTTTCTCAGCCGTTTACTTCCTGCTTTTCCTGGCTGTCTGCACGTGGTGGGCATGTCACCTTCCAATGAGTCCCCTGGCTTTCAACACGCTCTATGTGATGGTGGGCTTCTTCACCGCTGGCCACATTCTTTGTCTCTACCTATACCAGTGTCTTCTGGCCCAGGTTCTCTTTCCACCACGCAGTCTTTGGGCAAG GCTCTTTGGTCTGAAGGACATTATCAAACCTGGAAACTGCTCGACACCGTACGACTTCAGTCTCAACACGGAATATGACTGGCCGGTGTATGTTAACCCGGGAATACTGTTCCTTCTCTACGTCATCTCAGCAATGGTTCTGAAGACAGGAGGCCATGGATCACTGAACCAG GAGGAAGACGGGCAAGAGCAGGTGaaaaatgcaaatgagccaAAGGACGAGACGCTGGAGTTGAGCGCGTGGAATCAAAAGAGGGGGGATGACGACTGTGAAGATGACGCACAG CGCATGCTCTTGTGTGTGGGAACAGAGCAGAGTCAAGGGGGAAGTGTGGCAGAGGAAGGTCCAGCACAAAATG gtTTTGCTGTCGGCCAGCTGTCCGAAAGCCCCCTTTCGATGCTGGCCAAGACAATCATGCAACAGAGTTACGTTTGCGCTCTGATAGCGATGATG GTCTGGAGCATCACGTACCACAGCTGGCTGACATTTGTGCTGCTCCTGTGGGCTTGTCTCATCTGGATTCTGCGTGCTAG ACGACGTGCAGCCGTGCTTTGCTCTCCGTTCATCATGCTCTACGCGCTGGCACTGTGTTGTCTGCAATACGTTTGGGCCATGGAGCTTGCGCCGGAACTGCCGACCACCGTGGGAAGCATGAGTCTCAGGCAGCTAGGGTTGGATAAAGCCCAGTACCCCTGTCTCAGACTGGGAGCTATG CTCCTGTTCACGTCAACGTTCTGGCTTTTAGTACGTCAGTCGGTGAAGGAAAAATTCTGCAAGAGTAGGAAAACAGCCACACCACTAGAAGAAGTCACTTCAACAG GGATGGAGTCCACAAACCAATCCCTGCCAAAGGTCCTGGGAGGCTTGGTACTAAGTTTCTATGCCAAGTATTGGATCTATGTGTGTGCTGGGATGTTCCTCATGGTCTCTTTTGTGGGAAAACTTGTTGGCTACAAGCTGGTCTACATGCTGCTTTTCCTCCTCTGCCTCTGTATATATCAG CTCTACTACTCTGTCTGGAGGCGTCTATTGAAGCTCTTCTGGTGGCTGGTCGTGGCCTACACCATGTTGGTATTGATCTCTATCTACACGTTCCAGTTTGAAGACTTCCCTGGTTATTGGAAGAATTTGACCGGACTCACCGAACAACA GCTCACAGCCGTCGGTCTGGAGACCTTTGCCCTCTCCGAGCTCTTCACCAGTATTATGATCCCCGGATTCTTCTTGCTGGCCTGTATTCTGCAGTTGCACTATTTCCACAAGCCCTTCATGAGAATTACTGACCCCGAACACGTGACACCGATTCACCG GAAAAGCAGCTGCGAGCAGACCCCGTTAGCCGCTACTGTCGACGAATCGGACGATAAAG tGGACTTCATGCCCAGTAAATGGACTCTGGTGGTTGACAGGCTACTGGTCCTGTTGGACAAGTTCTCGGACATTCTCAACAAAGCTCAGGTCTTTCTCTGGACTCTTCTGGACCTTCACATCACTAAGATGGTGGCACTCTACACTGTGTGGGTTGCACTTGAAGAG CCATCTGTGTTTAACCTGGTCCTGGTGACGCTGTGGTCTTTGGCCATGCCATTCAGTGGCTTCCGACCCATGGCTTCCAGCCTGTCCACCGTCTGGGTGTGCGTCATCATCATGTGTAAAATGTTGTACCAGCTTAGCGTCGTCAGCCCGACCCAGTACTCCAACAACTGCAGCCTG CCGCTTGTGAACGAGACCAACCTTTTACAAAGGGAAATCCTGAATTCGTCCTTGTACAAGGCACCGGTGGACCCGGCCGACTGGTTTGGCATCAGGAAGGAAGCGAGTGTACTGGCCTATAGCAAG AAGCATTTAGCCGTGCTGCTGTTGCTGGTGTTTGAGGCCACAGTGTATCGCCACCAGGCCCACTACTATCGTCAGCTGCGACGAGCCCCCTCCAAAGTACCTGCTCTGTTCCCAGACGCCACGAGGGCTACTTTAGACCAAGGCCTTCTAGCCTGCTTCAAGTACCTGCTCAACTACGCCTTCTACAAGTTTGGATTAGAG ATCTGCTTCCTGATGACTGTGAACGTGATCGGCCAACGGATGAACCTCTTGGTTATAATCCACGGTTGTTGGTTGGTGGCCATCTTGGTGAGACGACGTCGGGCGGCCATTGCGAGGATATGGCCCAAATATTGTGTCTTTCTGGCCATCTTCACCATTTATCAATATGTTCTATGTGTGGGTATACCACCGGCTCTGTGTAAAG ATTACCCATGGAGGTGGAACACCCCGCTTCTGATGAACTCTGCTCTTATCAAATGGCTTTATCTGCCAGACTTCTACACTGCGCCCAACTCTAAAAACCTCATAG TGGATTTTATGCTTCTGATTTGCGCATCCCAGCAGTGGAAAGTATTTAAATGCGAGCAGTGTGAGGAGTGGGTGCGTCTGGCTGGAGACAATACAGACGACCCTGAACCAATGAAAGGTGGACAGCTTAATCCTGCGCCTAACTTTGTCAACTGCAG GAGTTACCTGGACATGGCTAAGGTTTTGGTTTTCCGCCACTTATTCTGGTTTGTATTGTCAGTGGTTTTCATGACCGGAGCGACTCGGGTCTCTGTGTTTGGATTGGGATACCTTctcgcttgttttttttttttgctctttgggACCCAACTCTTAGTCCAAGCCTCCAGGACGCGCCTTGCCATGTGGGACTGTCTCATCATCTATAATGTGACAGTCATCAtatccaaaaatattttatca ATTCTGGCATGCGTGTTTGTTATTGAGATGCAAAAAGGCTTTTGTTGGATGATCCAGCTCTTCAGTTTAGTCTGCACAGTCCAGGGATACTACGATC CAAACGTAGTTAGCGATAAGAAGTGCAGCCTCCCTATCGAGGAAGCTGGAATCATCTGGGACAGCATTTGTTTTCTCTTCCTGCTGCTGCAGAGACGGGTCTTCCTCAGTTTCTATTTCTTCCACGTTGTAGCGGAACTGGAGGCATTTGGCAAGCAAGCCTCAAG GGGCTTTGAGCTCTTCAAAGCCACTATCATGAAGAACATCAAATCACACCAACAGGCCGAGATGAAATCCTTATCGCAGCTCAAGAGATC AATGCAAAGAATTCGCTCGAAACAGCAGAGGTACAGAGATGGACGTAAAGTTAGTGAAGAAGACAACCAGAGTCCGAGTGCTG AAACGAAGACGGAGAGAAAGAACGGAAGCTGGTCTCAATCGTGGCTCGACCACGCAACAG TGCTGCATTCAGGGTGGTACTACCTTTTTGAATCGGACAGCGAGGGGGAATGTGAAGTGCTGTCAGAGGAGCCGAAGCCTCCGAAACAGACCGCCTATCAG TTGGCTTATCAGGCGTgggtgaacaatgtgaaaagagCTCTCAAAGAACATCAGCGAAAGCGAAGGTCGCAGAGAAGACGTGAACCGGTCCAGGACGGGAGTGCCACACCGCACACTTGGCCAGAGGAATCTTGCTCCGTGACAG GCTCCGAGGACAATGACGTGTTTGAAGATCCCCAAATAAAGGAGCCGGCGGAGGAGTCTG GTCGCGGAGAGATTGTTCAGAGGATCTTGGATATCGTACGTTTCTTATGGGCCATAGTACTGGCGATCATGGATGGATTGACCCAGTGGCTCAACCTGCTGACTAAGCAGTATAGGGAAACATCGGCCGTTCTGTGCAACGAACGCTACTTCTTCATACACAAGATAGAACAA CCTCCTCGCACAGCAGCAGGCTCCACGGGTGACCATTCTCGAGGCGCCGAGAGCCCAACGCTATACTACGGGACACCGACTGAGAGCAATCAATACAG CCTTTTGGAGGAGACACCGATTGCGGAGGACTCGTCTCCTCCCAGACCCAGACTCGACAGCACGGCAAAGCTCTCGAGTCCAGAACTCCCGGTTGTAAGCCACCTGACAGCAGAGAGCCCATTCGTACAACAGCGCAGACACTCCAGAACAGCCAGCGAAGTGCTCGGAGACAG GGACTTCTTGATCCAAGAGCTGGAAGAAAGCACGGTGTTCTACAACAGGCAAAACCGCACACTGAAGCTCTTGTTTGCCACACACAATGTGTTGGCGGCCAACTCGGAGCTGGTTTGTTATTTGATCATCATCTTGAATCACGTGGTCAGCGCCTCTGTGATATCGCTGGTATTGCCCATAAGCGTCTTTCTGTGGGCTATGCTGACTGTGCCCAAACCCAGCAAAACATTTTGGATGACAGCCATTATCTACACAGAG GTGATGGTGGTGATCAAATACCTTTTTCAGTTTGGATTTTTTCCCTGGAACAGTGATTACGAGATGACTTTAAACGAAGACAAGCCTTTCTTTCTACCGCGCATCCTCGGCGTGGAGAAAACGGACACTTACATAAGATACGACCTCCTCCAGCTGCTGGCTCTCTTCTTCCATAGATCTTTGCTCATG CGGTATGGCTTGTGGGACCACAAAGACCCCTTGGTGGAAGAAAGTAGTAACTCATCAGGTCATGGCAAGGAAGGAAAAGGCAAAGACAAAGATGACACGCTAAACTCGGCGTCGAGCACAGAAAAGCTCAACCTGGAACAACGTGGAAAG CTCTTTCCAGCTGACTCAGCAGCATCCCTGGACACACAGGAACACGTGTGCGGGTGGAATCATGCCACAAGCGTGAAAAAGGAACAAATGAGCGGGAGCAACAAAGAGGTCTTTGAGGAAATGACGCGGAAAAAGAGCGGGCTCCACTTACGCAAGAAACCCAGAGAGCTTCGAG CGAAGGCCGCCACTGAAAGCGCAGCTCCCCCCGGCAAAGAGCTTAGGACGAGAAAGAAGAAAGGCAAAAGGAAAGAAGCAGCCGGCAATCGGATACGGGCTGTCGGACGCAAGCTCAAACAAGCCTTCCTCTCCGG GATTCGGGGACTTTACCGACCCGTCGGGGCTTTCTTCCTGGATACTCTCCGAGCCGACTATCGTGTCGGCGCTGACGTCTACGCGCTCATGTTCTTGACCGATGTCATCGACTTCATCATCATTGTCTTTGGATTTTGGGCTTTCGGG AAACACAGCGCAGCAGCTGATATTGCCTCCAGCTTGTCAGAGGACCAAGTTCCTGAAGCCTTTCTGGTGATGCTCCTCATCCAGTTCACCACCATGATCATCGACAGAGCTTTGTACCTGCGGAAGGCCGTCCTGGGGAAGCTCATTTTCCAG GTTGTTCTCGTCTTGGGGATACACCTGTGGATGTTCTTTATCCTCCCTGCTGTCACTGAAGG GAGATTCAATCGGAACTTTGTGGCCCAGCTGTGGTACTTTGTCAAGTGTATTTACTTTGCCCTGTCAGCGTACCAGATCCGTTGCGGCTACCCGACTCGTATTCTTGGCAACTTCCTGACTAAAAACTACAGCCATCTCAACTTGTTTCTCTTTCAAGG TTTTCGTCTGGTTCCTTTCCTTGTAGAGTTGCGGGCGGTAATGGACTGGGTTTGGACGGACACCACTCTGTCCCTGTCCGATTGGATGTGCGTGGAGGACATTTACGCCAACATTTTCATCATCAAATGCAGCCGTGAGACTGAAAAG AAATATCCCCAGCCcaaaggacaaaagaaaaagaagatggTGAAATACGGAATGGGCGgactcatcatcatcttcttgGTGTGCATCATCTGGTTTCCGCTGCTCTTCATTTCATTGGTCAGATCCGTGGTGGGTGTCGTCAACCACCCCATTGACGTGACTGTCACCGTCAAGCTCGGAGGCTACGAG CCTCTCTTCACCATGAGTGTCCAGCAGCAGTCCATCAAACCCTTGACAGAGGTGGAATATGAAAACCTCACCAAGAAGTTTGGGAACAATGCG GTGGCTATGCAGTTCATTTCTCTGTACGGCTACGAGGACGTGGTGACGGCCACCATTGAAGGCAGTTCGGGCTCGGTGTGGAGAATCAGCCCCCCGAGCAGACAGGAAGTCATAAAAGAACTGCTGGGAAGCCCCGCTGACCTAACGTTGCGTCTGGCGTGGAATTTCCAAAG GGACCTGGGAAAAGGAGGGACCGTGGAGCACACGTTTGACAAACATTCAATCGACCTGGAACCGGGGAACCCCGTAAGGGCCGACCTGGCTTCTCTTCTTCTCGGCAATCGCACCAAGCCGGT GCACGTTCCAAATATGTTTCCAAATTACATCCGGGCGCCCAACGGAGCAGAGGCCAAACCCGCCAGTCAACTATACGAAG gaaaTGAAGAAGGCTACCAGAATGTCACCCTGTCGCTGAAGAGTGACAATTCACTCGACTCCAGTGGCAAACAGGAATGGTGGGACATTGCCATCGGAGGCTGCGCCCCTTCCGCGTGCGGCCTCCTGTCCATGATCATATTCAACGACAAAGTCAGTCCGCCCAGTCTTGGCTTCCTGGCTGGATATGG AATCATGGGTTTGTACGTCTCCGTGGTCTTGGTCATTGGAAAGTTTGTCCGAGGCTTCTTCAGTGAGATCTCTCACTCCATCATGTTTGAGGAGCTTCCGTGCGTCGACCGTATACTGAAGCTTTGTGTGGACATATTCCTG